A segment of the Acidobacteriota bacterium genome:
GTTCCTGGATCGGGTAGGGCGGGAACTCGAGGCCAAGCCCGTGACGCTGGAGGTGGAAGATCACCGGGAGCGCATCGGCGAACTCTTCGCCAGCCTCGGGGAGAAGAATTTCTACGAGCTCCTGAGTGTGCGGCCGGATGCCACCTTGGAGAAGGTCCTGGTGGGCTACAACGAGCTCGCGCGGCTGGTGCATCCGCAGCACAAGGGGCGCCTCCAGCTGGCCGGAGGGCCGGTGGTCTTGGATCTGCTCTTCGAGCGCGCCACAGAGGCCTACCTGACCCTCAGTGATCCTTCCCGGCGGGGACGTTACAACGCCGAGAATCTGGTGAGCTTGATCCCCGAGGACGAGTCTCCTGAGCAATCCCAGGAGCGGGAGCAGGAGCTGGCGCGGGAGTATTTCGAGCGCGCCCGCCAGATGGTGGCCAATCAGCAGTACCACGCAGCGCATGAATTGTTGCGGGAAGCCGCTCGCCGGGAGCCCAAGGCTGAGCACTATGCGATGCTGGCGCAGGTGCAGACCAAGAATCCCAATTGGGTGCGGCAGGCGGTGGACAACTACCGCAAGGCGGTGGATCTGGAGCCCCACGCGGTGGAACATCGGCTGAGCCTTGCGCTGACCTGCGAGGAGGCGGGGTATCTACAGGAAGCCAAGCTGCAGTTCGAGAAAGTCCTGGAGCATTCGCCGGACCATCCCATCGCCGGTGCCGGTCTCAAGCGCATCGAGCATCAGGAGGAGCCGGAGAAGGGGCCTGGCCTGATGGAGCGCATCCGCGCGGCCCTTGCCACCCTGATGGGCAAGGACTCGTGATCGACGCTCTCGTTTCGACTGGGAGCTGCTAGACTCCTCCATCGGAGAGCTCCGGGTGGTCGCTCCCCGCTAGGCGCTAGGCGCCAGGGCGGGGGGAGGAAAGTCCGAACTCCCACGGGCAGCATGCTCGCTAACGGCGAGGCGCGGCGACGCGACGGAAAGTGCAACAGAGAGTAGACCGCCGGCAGCCTTCGGGCAGCCGGTAAGGGTGAAAGGGTGCGGTAAGAGCGCACCGCTCCGCCGGCGACGGCGCGAGGCACGGTAAACCCCATGCGGAGCAAGACCAAATAGGGAGGCGGAGCGCGGGTCGTCCGTCCCGCTCATGGGCTCGTCCCATGGCCGTCTCCGGGTAGGTTGCTCGAGGCCGTCGGCAACGGCGGTCCTAGAGGAATGACCACGAACCCGGTTCGCCGGGGAGACAGAATTCGGCTTATGGAGCTCTCCGCTTCACATCTCTTCAACACCGGTTCCCAATGGCCAGCTTAGTGTCCCCCCAGCTACCTCCTCCAGTCCGGCCCGGAGATCGGGTGGGCATCGCCGCTCTGTCCGGACCGGTGAATCCGGAGCGGCTGAACGCGGGGGTCGAGGCGTTGCGCGGCCTCGGCTTCGAGCCGGTGTTGGGCTCCAACCTGGACTGCCGCTGTGGCCTCTTCTCCGGGGACGACGAGCAGCGTCTCGAGGCCTTCCATGCGCTGATCCGGGATCCCGACTTGAAGGCCATTGTCTTCGCCCGTGGGGGATATGGTCTGCAGCGTCTGCTGCCGCGGCTGGATTGGGATCTCCTGGCAGCCCACCCCCGCGCCTACGTCGGCTACTCGGACCTCACTCCCTTTCTCAATCTGGTGGTGCAACGGCTGGGCCTGGTGGCCTTCCACGGCCCCATGGTGGCAGCGGACCTAGCTCGGGGCCTGGAGCCGGAGGAGGAAGCTTCCTTCCTGGGCTGTCTGGCGGGGGAGATTCCCGAGCGCTACCCCCTGCCTCATTGGAGCCGTGCCGGCGAGGTGGAAGGCCCACTCTTGGGCGGCTGTCTGAGCTTGCTGGCGGCGAGCCTGGGCACTCCCTTTGCCCCGGATTTGGAGGGTGCCGTCCTCTTCTGGGAGGAGGTGGCGGAGCCCCTCTACCGGATCGATCGAATGTTGACCCACTTGCGCCTCTCGGGTAGTCTGCGGGCATTAGCTGGAATGGCCGTGGGGCATATTCGTTGGGCGGATAGCGAACGAGTTCCCGATCTTGCTTGGCAACAGCTGGAAGAGATCAACTTGCACCAGGTACCGGGCCCCGTCGGCGCGGGGCTGGCCAGCGGTCATAGCGCACCGAACCTGACCCTACCCCTGGGGCTGCGCGCGCGGCTGAGCTCAGACGAGGCGAGTCTGATCTTCGGCCCGGGCTAGTGACAGCGTTTCACGACGAAGGGTTCACGACGAAGGAAAACGCCTGATGAATAAGCCCGTGTTTCGTGCCACCGGAAAGAGCTCGCCGGCCAAGCACACCATCGATGTACCCGCCGGCCAGTTCATCTTCCACCAGAACGACCTCGGTACCGAGATGTACATCGTGCACGAGGGCAAGGTGGAGATCCTGCAGGAGGTGGGGGGCGAGCAGAAGCGCCTGGCGGTGATGGAGAAGGGGGATTTCTTCGGCGAGATGTCCCTGCTCGACGACATGCCCCGCAACGCCGGCGCCCGGGCCGCCACCGACGCCCGCCTGCTGCGCATCAACGGCTCCACCTTCGTCCAGATGCTGCGCAAGGAGCCGGAGATCGCCATTCGCATCATGCGCAAATTCTCCCGCCGCTTGCGGGACGCGGATCGCTTGCTCAAGCAGACCTTGGGCGATACCGGCAGCCGGGCGTCCATGGCTTCGGATCTGGCGGCGGCGGACAACGAGATGAATCGGGAGCTGGGCACCGAGCGGCTGATCCACGACAAGTCCGGGATGGAGTTCTTCCTGCTCCTGGGGGACGAGACCACCGTCGGCCGCAAGGATCCGGTGACCGGTATCTACCCCGGCATCGACCTCACGCCGGTGGACAGCCAGCGCTCCACCAGCCGCCGCCACGCCAAGGTGTACCGCAAGGGCGACAAATTCTATGTCGTCGAAGGCATCGGCACCATGAACGGCACCTTCGTCAACGGTCGGCGTCTGGAGACCGGCGTCCCTACCGAGGTCAAGGACGGCGACGAGCTGCGTTTCGGCATGGTGAACACCTCCTTCAAAGCCTCCTGAGCCCGTTCCGGGGCTTTCCTAGCATCGCCATCGACATCGTGTCCGGTCTCGACCTCGAGGATGAACCGCTCGAGGTGCTGCCCGGCGTTGGTCCCAAGACCGCCGGCAAGCTCGCTGGAGGGGGCCTCGAACGGATCGCCGACCTGCTCACCGTGGTGCCCGCCGGCTATCGGGACCGCCGCCGTCCCCTGGCTCCTGGCGCCGTCGAGATCGAAGGCCCGCTGGCGGTGAGGGGCACTCTTGAAGCGCCGCGGCTGATCCATCCCCGGGGCCGCGGCCGGCGGCGCAGTCTGCTGCTGGCCCGGGTGACCGGCGGCGGGGGGAGCGTCGACGTGCGCTGGCACAATCAACCCTATCTGATGCAGCGATTGGAAGAGGGGAGCGAAGTACTCCTATGCGGCGACGTGCGCCAGGGCCGCGGCGGTTTCGAGATGCTCAACCCCGCCTTGGAGGACCCCGAGGGGGAGGGGCCGGCGGTGACCCCGGTCTATCCCCGTACTGCGGATCTGGGACCGGCGCGCATGGCCACGCTGATGGAGGCTGTCCTGGACCGCCTGAAGCCCCTTCCGAAGCTCCCGGACCCCTTGCCGGAGAATCTGCTCAAGCGCCGGGAGCTCCCGGCCCTCGGAGCCGCTTTGGAGGAAGTACACCGGCCGTCGGAGAGCTGCGAGGTCGAGCTCCTGCGCCGCCGCGGTACCCCGGGCTGGTACCGTTTGGTTTATGGTGAGCTGGTGGAACGGCAGCTGGCTTTGGAGGAGCTGCGACAGCGTCGGCGCGAGCTCGAAAAGCGTCGTTCGCCGGGGCTCGATGAGGCCTCGCGGCGCGACCGGCGGCTGGATCTCAGGAATCTGGCTCCCTTCTCTCTGACCTCACCCCAGGAGACTGCACTGGAAGAGATTCTCGACGATCTGGAACGCCCGTTTCCCATGGTTCGGCTGCTCCAGGGGGATGTGGCCAGCGGCAAGACCGCGGTGGCCCTGCTGACGGCGGCGGCGGTCTTGCGACAGGGCTGTTCGGTGGCCCTGATGGCTCCCACCGAGCTACTGGCGGAGCAGCACCATGCCACCGCCCAGCGCTGGCTGGCGGGGATGGCGGAGGTGATGCTGGTCACCGCCGCCGAGGCGGGGGCGCTGCCCACCTCGGACGCTCCGCGGCTCTTCGTGGGCACCCACGCCTTGATCCATCGCGATGATCTGCCAAGCTTCGGTCTGGTGATCATCGACGAGCAACATCGCTTCGGAGTCGACCAGCGCCGACGCCTGGTGGAAGGAGAGGATCGTCCCGACCTGCTGCTGATGAGCGCGACTCCCATTCCCCGATCGCTGGCGCTGGCCCTCCATGGAGATGTGGAGATCTCGGTCTTGGACCATGGCCCGCCGGGGCGGAGCCCGGTGACCACCGAGCTATGGCCCCGCCGGCAACGCCGAACCTTGTTGCGCCGGTTGAAGGCTCGCTTGGACGAGGGAGCCCAGATCTACGCGGTTTTTCCCACCATCGAAGGCGGGCGGGGGGAGAGCCGGCTGATGACGGCGTTGGAGCGATTGGAGAAAGCCTGGACCCCGCATGCCGGCGCGGTGCTCCACGGCCGCTTGAGCCGGGAGGAGCAACGCCGGGCGGTGCAAGGCTTTGCCAGCGGTGAGGTGCGCTGGCTGGCGGCCACTACGGTGGTGGAAGTGGGGCTGGATGTGGAGTCGGCGACGGTGATGCTCATCGAAGCGGCGGAGAGCTTTGGTCTCGCCCAGCTGCACCAGTTGCGGGGCCGGGTCGGCCGGGGTGCGGAGCCGGGGTTCTGCTACGCCGTCCACGGCCCGTTGCAGGAGAACGCTCGCCGGCGCCTGGAGGCCTTTGCGGGCACCGGCGACGGCTTCGAGCTGGCGCGGCTGGATCTCGAGCAGCGAGGCCCCGGGGATCTGCTGGGGGCTCGCCAGGCGGGGCGGGAGGGCTTGCGGGCGGCGGATCTGGGCAGAGACCAGCGTTGGCTGGAACGGGCGGCGGAGGATGCCCCGGAGCTGCGGGCGCGGCTGGCGGCGGGAGAGTTGCCGGCGTTGGCTCGGCGGGTGGCGGCACGGCTGGAGCGTTTGGGCGCGGAGATCGCGGCATGACCCGAGTTCTGCTCATCGCCAACACGCTGCCGCCGCAGGACATCTCCGGCGTCGGCGAGCAGGTGCTGCAGCTGGCGGCGGGACTGCGCCGGCGGGGTCTGGAGGTCGAGGTTCTGGGGCGGGGCGCCGGCGGAGCCCGCGGCCCCAAGGTACTCTTTCCCCTCGCGGTGGTTCCCGCCACCGCCCGCCGGCTGTGGAGCTTCCGGCCCGACGTGGTGCAGGTGCACGAGAGCGACGGTGCCCTGGCGGCGCTGCTCACGGTCCTGTTGCGGCCGCTCTTGGCCCTGCTCCGGCGGCCGCGGCCGAAGCTGGTGGCGTTGCTCCAGGTGAGCTACGTGCGGGAGCGCCGTGCGGTGCGGCCACTTGTGGATCACTCACCGGGGGATGACTCACCGGAGGGGACGAGACAGATCGGCGAGCCGGGCTCGGAGGAGATTCATTTCCGCCGTTTCAAGGCGCCGTTACAGATCTTCCTGGGGCGACTGACGGCTCGGTTGGCGGATCAGGTTCTGGCGCCCAGCGCCCGTACGGTGGAGGAATTGCGGGAGGACTATGGTGTGACCTCGGCGGCGGTACTGCCCAACGTTACCGGGGGCCTGGAGGTCGCCCCGGAACCGTGCCCCGGCTTGGAGGGGGAGACCTCGGGATATCTCCTCTTCGTCGGCCGCTTGCGCATCCGCAAGGGAGTGGAGACGCTCCTGGAGGCGCTGGCGGCACTGCGGGACCGGTCTCCCGAGGGCGACTCCCCCCGGCCTCGCCTGCTCATCGCCGGCGACGGCGAGCACCGGGCGGCTTTGGAGGCGGTGGTGCGGCGTTTGGAGCTCCAGGAGCAGGTACGCTTCCTGGGTCGCTGCGGCGCCGGCGAGGTGCGCACCTTGTTGGCGGACGCCCTGGCTCTGGTGGTGCCGTCCACCTACGAGGGGATGCCGCTGGTGATCCTGGAGGCCATGGAGGCGGCGGTGCCGGTGATCGCCAGCCGGGTGAGCGGGATCCCGGAGGTTGTAGTGGACGGTGAGACCGGCTGGGTGGTCCCGGCGGAGAATGTCTCGGCGTTGGCGGAGGCTTTGGACCATGCCCTAGGCGATGCCCAGGAAGCCTGGTTTCGAGGTCGCGCCGGCCGCACCCGCCTCGACCATCACTATCGTCCCCGGCACGCCGCGAAGCTGTGGCAACATCGGGTCCTGGAAACGCCGGTCCTGGGAACGCCGGTCCTGGAAACAGGAGTAGAAACCGAGTCCGAGTCCGAGCCGGAAGAGCCGTAGAAGGAAGGATGGGAAGATGAAGGATCGATTCGGCCGCATCGTGTTGATTCTCAGCGTGCTGGGAACGCTGGGCCTGGTCTGGGTGGGCATCGACGGCTACCGGGTCGGCGACACGCGCCCGGAGCTGCAGCGGCACCTGGCCCAGTCCATGGCGGTGATCCTGGCTCTCTTCTTCGGTCATAGCTGGATCGCCCTCTATCTGACCTTCCTGTCCAAGACCCTCCGCCGCGGCGCCGAGGCGGGGGGCCTGACGGAAGCCCCCTGGAGCTGGCGCAGCCACCGGCCGGTGACCTGGGCGGTGGCGACCTCGCTCATCCTGCTCCTGGTGCTCTTCCTCCTGGGGCCGGCGGCGATGTTGGAGATGGCGCCACCGTGGACCCATGCCGTGGCCTTCTTCGCAGCCTTGGCGGCCCAGATCCTCGCCCTCGTCCTCGAGACTCGTTCGCTACGCTTGGCGGATGGGCAGCTGGCGGAGTTGAATGACCGCCTCGATTGACCCACAGCTACCGCCTGCGACCTGACAAGAGATCCAGCTACCCCCCGTCATGCCCGCGGACGCGGGCATCCACGCGGTTGTGGAACCGCATCCCTCCCTCCGCCGGTGGGGTCGAACTCCGCGCGGCGCTCAAACGTTCCGCTCCCTACGGTCGCTCCTCGCCCTTCGGGTTGGGTTCGCGCCGTGCTCGATTCGACCCCACCGGCTCCGGGTAGCTTGCTGAACGAGACTTGCTGATCGGCTTTCTGGGTGGAATTGCTCAATATAAAAAGGTACAATTAGAGCTGAAAAAAGAGCGATATATCAGGCCGCGGCGAGGCGGCTGTTGTCTTTCGTCAGTGTCCCTCGAAACCGATGAACAACTACAAAGAGGAGGCTGACCATGACACGTCTAGACCCGAGAAACTCGAGAGAGTGGGACGTCCAAGAGAGCAAGTACACGGGCGAGTGGACCCGCACGAGCGGCGAAGGCGAGGATGTACAACATTTCAAGCACTATGCCGGTGATGAGATGAAGGTCCACTACGCAGGAGATCACGTCTACGTCGAGCGGTACAAGCCCGGTGATCTTCACTACTACCACGGGACCGTGTCAGAAGATGGGCGTACGGTCGATGGAAAGTATCTCATCGCCAACTGGGATGGTGAGAAGACCTGGTCTGCCCAGCTTCATTACTAACAGCTCGGGGTGAACAAGCCCTGTTGGCACCTGTTCTCATCACGATCTCAGAGACTTCTTAGACGAGTAGGAGGAGGGGGACCCGCCCCAGGGGAGACGCCCTCCGTTTCGAAGAAGAAGCACTCCTCCCCAAAGGCCGGCTGGAGCTGGTCGAGCCAGGTGGCGTGGGGATCGTAGCGGGCGAAGAAGGTGCGGCCGGCCCAGTCCGGGGAGCGGCCCTGGAGCATTTCTAGGACGAAGGCCCGTTCGCCATGGATCGTTTCCACCCCCGCAATGCGCACCTTGCCGGGGAAGGCCGACATCACCGGTCCCCGTACCGTGCGGGCGAGGCCCGAGACCCGGCGGTGGGCTTGCTGGAAGATCTCCAGAGTACGGGCCAACGGTACCTCGAAATACCGCTTCGGCCCGGTGTCCCGTTCGATGAAGAGGTAGTACGGCACCATCCCCAGCTGAACGCCTTCCCGCCACAGCTCCGCCCAGGGCTCGGGGGCGTCGTTGACCCGCCGCACCACCGGCGCCTGCATGCGGATCTGCGCTCCCGTGCCGCGCAGCCGAGAGATTGCCCGACGGGCGATGGAAGGCTGCAGCTCCACCGGGTGACTGGCGTGGGCCATGATCGCCCCGTGGCGGCCGGCGGCTTCGATCTCTTCCAGCAGGCGCAGCAGATCGTCCGCATCCTCGTCGGTGACGAATCGTTGAGGCCAGTAGGCAAGGGCCTTGGTGCCGAAGCGAATATTCTGTACGTGCTCCAACTCCGGGGCCAGCAGCGGCTCGACGATGCGCCGTAGGAGCCGGGCCTTGAGGATCATGGCGTCGCCGCCGGTGATCAATACGTCGGTGACCTCGGGATGGAGCCGCAGGTAGCTCACCAGATCCTCGACCTCTCGGCCGCCGAAGCGCATCTCCGCCGGGCCGACGAATTGAGCCCAGCGGAAGCAATAGGTGCAATAGGCGTGGCAGGTCTGACCGGCGGCGGGGAAGAAGAGCACCGTTTCCCGGTACTTGTGCTGAAGTCCCTGCAGCCGCCGGCCGTCCAGCGTCGGCACGTTGTGGCTCAGCTGGCCCGCCGGCTGGGGGTTGAGCCGCTGCCGGATCTCCTGGGCCGCCGCCTCGACTTCCCGGGGGCCGGCACCCTGATGCAGCAGTCGCCGGATGCGCTGGAAGTCCTGCGGCTCGAGCATTCCGGGCTGGGGAAAGGTGAGCTGAAAGAGCGGATCCTCCGGCACCCGCTGCCAGTCGATGAGGTGCTCCACCACGTAGCGGTTGGAGCGAAAAGGGAGCACCCGGGCCACCACATCCACCGCCTCCCGCAGAGGCTCCGGCAACGAAGACCACTGGGGCAGCCGATGAACGTTGCGGCGGGTCACCGCCTGGAAGCGTTGAGAGGGAGGGGAAGAAGGGGCTAGGGACAAAGGAGTCGTCATCAATCGGGTGTCCTCGGGAGGAATCGTTACGGTCGCATACTTATTCTGTGAGCCGGCCGGGCTGGTAGGGTAGCAAAATCATCGAGTTTGGGCCTCCGGGGCCAGGACGCTCCCGAGCAGCGAAACATGGTTGGGCACGGCCCGCGGCTGCGCTATACTCCCTCTTTATGATTGCCGCCGGCCCTCTGTGGACGGAGTCGGCTGCACCTACCACCACCCGAGCATCATCCCCGTGTACCGTTCCTCGGAGCTTCCTTAGCTCATGCGCGATCCTGCTGCCCGAATCGCCGTCGTCCTGGTCAACTGGAACGGCGCCGGCGATACCCTCGACACCCTGAAATCCCTCGACCGGGTACAGGGCCACGACCTATGGCCACTGCTGGTGGACAACGGCTCCACCGACGATTCGGTGCAGCGGATCCGGGGGCAGCGTCCCAACCTCGACATTCTCGAAACCGGCGCCAACCTCGGCTTCGCCGGCGGCAACGAGGTGGGGATTCGGCGGGCTCTCGAGGATCCCGAGGTGGGCTGGATTCTGCTCCTCAACACGGATGTCGACGTCGATCCCGACTTTCTCCAGCCGCTCCTGGAGGCCTGTGCCGATCCCGCCGTCGCCGCCGCCGGGCCCAAGATCTTCTACGCCGATCCGGCGGACCGGCTGTGGGC
Coding sequences within it:
- a CDS encoding DnaJ domain-containing protein, with the protein product MVLPSPPSAARAGNPSLLEFLRTLYQKRQSGILEVFQGEQVRRFYFKNGELHLIQGHPLAQRMSAFLKGPGEGGESLSSLLREGPRSGEDNPVAQAAQELRWLLRRIAKFLHQLEGEKFGFQEGEDQLPEQLVGPLPTGFLIMESAVMDRTVESLLADLGGETSRWVAVSEGQVSQELTWLEPEEAFLLSRLESPMAVGELARQVGQTPGPVVRLARLRSLGLVQTPEDPVPRGARTPTPDARRVHPDVVGRFLDRVGRELEAKPVTLEVEDHRERIGELFASLGEKNFYELLSVRPDATLEKVLVGYNELARLVHPQHKGRLQLAGGPVVLDLLFERATEAYLTLSDPSRRGRYNAENLVSLIPEDESPEQSQEREQELAREYFERARQMVANQQYHAAHELLREAARREPKAEHYAMLAQVQTKNPNWVRQAVDNYRKAVDLEPHAVEHRLSLALTCEEAGYLQEAKLQFEKVLEHSPDHPIAGAGLKRIEHQEEPEKGPGLMERIRAALATLMGKDS
- a CDS encoding LD-carboxypeptidase; protein product: MGIAALSGPVNPERLNAGVEALRGLGFEPVLGSNLDCRCGLFSGDDEQRLEAFHALIRDPDLKAIVFARGGYGLQRLLPRLDWDLLAAHPRAYVGYSDLTPFLNLVVQRLGLVAFHGPMVAADLARGLEPEEEASFLGCLAGEIPERYPLPHWSRAGEVEGPLLGGCLSLLAASLGTPFAPDLEGAVLFWEEVAEPLYRIDRMLTHLRLSGSLRALAGMAVGHIRWADSERVPDLAWQQLEEINLHQVPGPVGAGLASGHSAPNLTLPLGLRARLSSDEASLIFGPG
- a CDS encoding cyclic nucleotide-binding domain-containing protein, encoding MNKPVFRATGKSSPAKHTIDVPAGQFIFHQNDLGTEMYIVHEGKVEILQEVGGEQKRLAVMEKGDFFGEMSLLDDMPRNAGARAATDARLLRINGSTFVQMLRKEPEIAIRIMRKFSRRLRDADRLLKQTLGDTGSRASMASDLAAADNEMNRELGTERLIHDKSGMEFFLLLGDETTVGRKDPVTGIYPGIDLTPVDSQRSTSRRHAKVYRKGDKFYVVEGIGTMNGTFVNGRRLETGVPTEVKDGDELRFGMVNTSFKAS
- a CDS encoding helicase-related protein, which gives rise to MSGLDLEDEPLEVLPGVGPKTAGKLAGGGLERIADLLTVVPAGYRDRRRPLAPGAVEIEGPLAVRGTLEAPRLIHPRGRGRRRSLLLARVTGGGGSVDVRWHNQPYLMQRLEEGSEVLLCGDVRQGRGGFEMLNPALEDPEGEGPAVTPVYPRTADLGPARMATLMEAVLDRLKPLPKLPDPLPENLLKRRELPALGAALEEVHRPSESCEVELLRRRGTPGWYRLVYGELVERQLALEELRQRRRELEKRRSPGLDEASRRDRRLDLRNLAPFSLTSPQETALEEILDDLERPFPMVRLLQGDVASGKTAVALLTAAAVLRQGCSVALMAPTELLAEQHHATAQRWLAGMAEVMLVTAAEAGALPTSDAPRLFVGTHALIHRDDLPSFGLVIIDEQHRFGVDQRRRLVEGEDRPDLLLMSATPIPRSLALALHGDVEISVLDHGPPGRSPVTTELWPRRQRRTLLRRLKARLDEGAQIYAVFPTIEGGRGESRLMTALERLEKAWTPHAGAVLHGRLSREEQRRAVQGFASGEVRWLAATTVVEVGLDVESATVMLIEAAESFGLAQLHQLRGRVGRGAEPGFCYAVHGPLQENARRRLEAFAGTGDGFELARLDLEQRGPGDLLGARQAGREGLRAADLGRDQRWLERAAEDAPELRARLAAGELPALARRVAARLERLGAEIAA
- a CDS encoding glycosyltransferase family 4 protein: MTRVLLIANTLPPQDISGVGEQVLQLAAGLRRRGLEVEVLGRGAGGARGPKVLFPLAVVPATARRLWSFRPDVVQVHESDGALAALLTVLLRPLLALLRRPRPKLVALLQVSYVRERRAVRPLVDHSPGDDSPEGTRQIGEPGSEEIHFRRFKAPLQIFLGRLTARLADQVLAPSARTVEELREDYGVTSAAVLPNVTGGLEVAPEPCPGLEGETSGYLLFVGRLRIRKGVETLLEALAALRDRSPEGDSPRPRLLIAGDGEHRAALEAVVRRLELQEQVRFLGRCGAGEVRTLLADALALVVPSTYEGMPLVILEAMEAAVPVIASRVSGIPEVVVDGETGWVVPAENVSALAEALDHALGDAQEAWFRGRAGRTRLDHHYRPRHAAKLWQHRVLETPVLGTPVLETGVETESESEPEEP
- a CDS encoding lysine 2,3-aminomutase, coding for MTTPLSLAPSSPPSQRFQAVTRRNVHRLPQWSSLPEPLREAVDVVARVLPFRSNRYVVEHLIDWQRVPEDPLFQLTFPQPGMLEPQDFQRIRRLLHQGAGPREVEAAAQEIRQRLNPQPAGQLSHNVPTLDGRRLQGLQHKYRETVLFFPAAGQTCHAYCTYCFRWAQFVGPAEMRFGGREVEDLVSYLRLHPEVTDVLITGGDAMILKARLLRRIVEPLLAPELEHVQNIRFGTKALAYWPQRFVTDEDADDLLRLLEEIEAAGRHGAIMAHASHPVELQPSIARRAISRLRGTGAQIRMQAPVVRRVNDAPEPWAELWREGVQLGMVPYYLFIERDTGPKRYFEVPLARTLEIFQQAHRRVSGLARTVRGPVMSAFPGKVRIAGVETIHGERAFVLEMLQGRSPDWAGRTFFARYDPHATWLDQLQPAFGEECFFFETEGVSPGAGPPPPTRLRSL